In one Achromobacter spanius genomic region, the following are encoded:
- the dksA gene encoding RNA polymerase-binding protein DksA produces MATKAATKKSSKSTSDTAIDLPSEKELLAMPESDYMNERQLAFFKERLKQLEQDILANAGETTEHLRETQFVPDPADRATIEEEHALELRTRDRERKLLKKVQQSIARIDSGEYGWCEETGEPIGVPRLLARPTATLSLEAQERREMRQKLYGD; encoded by the coding sequence ATGGCTACCAAGGCAGCAACTAAAAAATCAAGCAAGTCGACGAGCGATACGGCGATTGATCTGCCCAGCGAGAAGGAATTGCTGGCCATGCCCGAGTCCGACTATATGAATGAACGCCAACTGGCTTTCTTCAAGGAACGGCTCAAACAACTCGAACAGGACATCCTGGCCAACGCCGGCGAGACCACTGAGCACCTGCGCGAAACGCAGTTCGTGCCCGACCCCGCCGACCGCGCCACCATCGAGGAAGAACACGCCCTGGAGCTGCGCACCCGTGACCGCGAGCGCAAGCTGCTGAAAAAGGTGCAACAGTCCATCGCCCGCATCGACAGCGGCGAATACGGCTGGTGTGAAGAAACCGGCGAACCCATTGGCGTACCCCGCCTGTTGGCGCGCCCCACGGCCACCTTGTCGCTGGAAGCGCAAGAACGCCGTGAAATGCGCCAAAAGCTGTACGGCGACTGA
- a CDS encoding copper-binding protein, whose product MAFDRKYAMPMAVATAMAVVSLATPLAFAQQADASGEVRRVDPAAGKVTIKHDEIKALDLPAMTLVYDADPALLAKIKAGDKVRFTATRKDGKYVVTAITN is encoded by the coding sequence ATGGCTTTTGACCGCAAGTATGCAATGCCCATGGCCGTCGCCACCGCGATGGCCGTTGTGTCGCTGGCCACGCCCCTGGCGTTTGCGCAGCAGGCCGATGCCAGCGGCGAAGTGCGTCGTGTCGACCCGGCCGCCGGCAAGGTGACGATCAAGCATGACGAGATCAAGGCGCTGGATTTGCCAGCGATGACGCTGGTCTATGACGCGGATCCGGCGCTGCTGGCCAAGATCAAGGCGGGCGACAAGGTGCGTTTCACGGCGACCCGCAAGGATGGCAAATACGTAGTGACGGCGATCACGAACTGA
- the hslV gene encoding ATP-dependent protease subunit HslV, giving the protein MEQFHATTIVCVRRGNRVALGGDGQVTLGNIVVKGTARKIRRLYHDKILAGFAGATADAFTLQERFEAKLEKHQGNLMRAAVELTRDWRTDRVLRRLEAMLIVADTEHTLVLTGNGDVLEPEHGLAAIGSGGAYAQSAALALLRNTELSPEAVVKQSLEIAGDLCIYTNQNHVIETLGD; this is encoded by the coding sequence ATGGAACAATTTCACGCCACCACCATCGTGTGTGTGCGCCGCGGCAACCGCGTCGCGCTCGGCGGCGATGGCCAGGTCACCCTGGGCAACATCGTCGTCAAGGGCACGGCCCGCAAGATCCGCCGCCTGTACCACGACAAGATCCTCGCTGGCTTTGCCGGCGCCACTGCCGACGCGTTCACGCTGCAGGAACGCTTCGAGGCCAAGCTGGAAAAGCACCAGGGCAACCTGATGCGCGCCGCCGTCGAGCTTACCCGCGACTGGCGCACCGACCGCGTTCTGCGCCGTCTTGAAGCCATGCTGATCGTGGCCGACACCGAGCACACGCTGGTCTTGACCGGCAACGGCGACGTGCTTGAACCCGAGCACGGCCTGGCGGCCATCGGCTCGGGCGGCGCCTACGCGCAGTCCGCCGCGCTGGCCTTGCTGCGCAACACCGAGCTGTCGCCTGAAGCGGTCGTCAAGCAATCGCTGGAAATCGCCGGCGACCTCTGCATCTACACCAACCAGAACCACGTCATCGAAACGCTGGGTGACTGA
- the hslU gene encoding ATP-dependent protease ATPase subunit HslU, producing MSASNMTPGEIVSELDKYIVGQNRAKRAVAVALRNRWRRQQVAEPLRHEIHPKNILMIGPTGVGKTEIARRLAKLANAPFIKIEATKFTEVGYVGRDVDTIIRDLTEYSIKQTRELEMRRVRTQAEDAAEDRILDALVPPARGASGEPERGEDNSARQTFRKRLREGKIDDLEIEIEVSQAAPQMDVMTPPGMEEMAEQLRGMFAGMARDKKKPKKMKVREAFKLIVDEEAAKRVNEEDLRTVAINNVEQNGIVFLDEIDKIAARQESGGADVSRQGVQRDLLPLVEGTTVNTRYGMVRTDHILFIASGAFHLARPSDLIPELQGRFPIRVELESLTAEDFVRILSDTDASLTKQYTALMATEDVQLEFTDEGVRRLAELAFEVNETTENIGARRLYTVMEKLLDELSFDATSSLDKHVKIDAAYVNSQLAEAASSQDLARYVL from the coding sequence ATGTCCGCATCCAACATGACGCCCGGAGAGATCGTCTCCGAACTCGACAAATACATCGTTGGCCAGAACCGCGCCAAGCGCGCCGTGGCCGTCGCCCTGCGCAACCGCTGGCGCCGCCAGCAGGTTGCCGAGCCCCTGCGCCATGAAATCCACCCCAAGAACATCCTGATGATCGGCCCCACCGGCGTGGGCAAGACGGAAATCGCCCGCCGTCTGGCCAAGCTGGCCAACGCGCCCTTCATCAAGATCGAAGCCACCAAGTTCACGGAAGTGGGCTACGTTGGCCGCGACGTCGACACCATCATCCGCGACCTGACCGAATATTCGATCAAGCAAACCCGCGAACTGGAAATGCGCCGCGTGCGCACCCAGGCCGAAGACGCCGCCGAAGACCGCATCCTGGATGCCCTGGTGCCGCCCGCCCGCGGCGCCTCGGGCGAGCCGGAACGCGGTGAAGACAACAGCGCCCGCCAGACCTTCCGTAAGCGCCTGCGCGAAGGCAAGATCGACGATCTGGAAATCGAGATCGAAGTGTCGCAGGCCGCGCCGCAGATGGACGTCATGACGCCCCCCGGCATGGAAGAAATGGCCGAGCAACTGCGCGGCATGTTCGCCGGCATGGCTCGCGACAAAAAGAAGCCCAAGAAGATGAAGGTGCGCGAAGCCTTCAAGCTGATCGTCGACGAAGAAGCCGCCAAGCGCGTCAACGAAGAAGACCTGCGCACGGTTGCCATCAACAACGTTGAACAAAACGGCATCGTCTTCCTGGACGAAATCGACAAGATCGCCGCGCGCCAGGAATCCGGCGGCGCCGACGTCTCGCGCCAGGGCGTGCAGCGCGACCTGCTGCCGCTGGTGGAAGGCACCACGGTCAACACGCGCTATGGCATGGTCCGCACCGACCACATCCTGTTCATTGCATCAGGCGCATTCCACTTGGCGCGCCCGTCGGATCTGATCCCGGAACTGCAAGGCCGCTTCCCGATCCGTGTCGAACTGGAATCGCTGACCGCCGAAGACTTCGTACGCATTTTGTCCGACACGGACGCGTCCCTGACCAAGCAGTACACGGCACTGATGGCCACCGAAGACGTGCAGTTGGAGTTCACGGACGAAGGCGTGCGCCGCCTGGCCGAGTTGGCTTTCGAGGTCAATGAAACCACCGAGAACATCGGCGCACGCCGCCTGTACACGGTTATGGAGAAGCTGCTGGACGAACTGTCCTTTGACGCCACCTCCAGCCTGGACAAGCACGTGAAGATCGACGCCGCCTACGTCAATTCGCAACTGGCCGAAGCCGCAAGCAGCCAGGATCTGGCTCGCTACGTGCTGTAA
- a CDS encoding metal ABC transporter ATP-binding protein, with protein sequence MSKAPVTIELADASFGWHGHPALKSVSGRFAAGGMTAVVGPNGAGKSTLIKGIMGVLRPMAGSVRISGAGRSELAWLPQAAELDRSFPVTVLDLVAMGAWRRIGGWRRFRNDELERCMHALETVGLADAAGRGVDTLSGGQMQRTLFARMLVQDAPVLLLDEPFAAVDTHTADDLMALLCGLHGQGRTVIAVLHDLDLVRDHFPECLLLSGSVVAWGDTASALSDAHLQVARQWHARAYA encoded by the coding sequence ATGAGCAAGGCGCCCGTCACCATCGAGTTGGCCGACGCGTCCTTTGGCTGGCATGGCCACCCTGCGCTGAAGTCCGTGTCGGGCCGTTTTGCGGCCGGCGGCATGACGGCAGTGGTTGGGCCGAATGGGGCGGGCAAGTCGACCTTGATCAAAGGCATCATGGGCGTGCTGCGCCCCATGGCGGGCAGCGTGCGTATCAGCGGCGCGGGGCGTTCCGAATTGGCCTGGCTGCCGCAGGCAGCCGAACTGGACCGTTCGTTTCCGGTCACGGTGCTGGACCTGGTGGCCATGGGCGCCTGGCGCCGCATTGGTGGCTGGCGCCGCTTTCGCAACGACGAACTTGAACGCTGCATGCATGCGCTGGAAACCGTGGGCCTGGCCGACGCTGCCGGGCGGGGTGTGGACACCTTGTCGGGCGGGCAGATGCAGCGGACCTTGTTTGCGCGGATGCTGGTGCAAGACGCGCCGGTGCTGCTGCTGGACGAGCCCTTTGCCGCGGTCGACACCCATACCGCTGATGATTTGATGGCGTTGCTGTGCGGGCTGCACGGTCAGGGTCGCACGGTGATCGCTGTGCTGCATGACCTGGATCTGGTGCGCGACCACTTTCCCGAATGCCTGCTGCTGTCGGGCTCGGTCGTGGCGTGGGGCGATACCGCCAGCGCCTTGAGCGACGCGCATCTGCAGGTGGCGCGGCAATGGCACGCGAGGGCCTACGCATGA
- the rfbD gene encoding dTDP-4-dehydrorhamnose reductase, which translates to MKILLLGKTGQIGRELQRTMPALGDVISLGRADVDLGDQSALCAALSAHQPDVIVNAAGYTAVDLAESHPKAATLINTHAVATLARYAKRSQALLVQYSTDYVFDGSNPSPYTETDTPNPLNVYGVTKLAGEAAVLDSGCDALILRCSWVYATHGNNFPATILRLARTRETLSVVADQIGAPTAAALIADVTMQAVAKRRQQDMAGGIYHVAASGATSWHAYAQYLIAGAAKRGMPLRLTPERIQCVTSEDHGAAAMRPSNSRLDTSRLAAALGIRFADWTRDVDALLDQLVARGDHRGDQP; encoded by the coding sequence GTGAAGATCCTCTTATTGGGCAAAACCGGGCAGATTGGCCGCGAATTGCAGCGGACCATGCCTGCCTTGGGCGACGTGATATCTCTTGGCCGCGCAGACGTCGACCTGGGCGATCAGTCCGCGCTATGCGCAGCGCTGTCGGCTCATCAACCCGACGTCATCGTCAATGCGGCGGGCTACACCGCCGTCGACCTGGCAGAATCGCATCCGAAAGCGGCCACCCTGATCAATACGCACGCCGTCGCCACCCTGGCGCGGTACGCCAAGCGGTCACAGGCCTTGCTCGTTCAGTACTCCACCGATTATGTCTTCGACGGGTCAAATCCGTCGCCCTACACTGAAACGGATACGCCAAACCCGCTAAACGTCTACGGCGTCACCAAACTGGCCGGAGAAGCCGCGGTCCTGGACAGCGGCTGCGATGCCTTGATTCTGCGCTGCAGCTGGGTCTACGCGACACATGGCAATAACTTTCCTGCCACCATCCTGCGCTTGGCGCGGACACGCGAGACCCTGAGCGTCGTGGCGGACCAAATCGGCGCGCCCACCGCTGCGGCGCTGATCGCCGATGTCACCATGCAGGCCGTTGCGAAGCGCCGCCAGCAGGACATGGCTGGTGGCATTTATCATGTGGCGGCCAGCGGCGCCACAAGCTGGCATGCCTACGCGCAATATCTGATCGCGGGCGCCGCCAAGCGTGGCATGCCGCTAAGGCTCACGCCTGAACGCATTCAATGCGTCACGTCGGAAGACCATGGTGCCGCCGCCATGCGTCCTAGCAATTCCAGGCTAGACACCTCGCGGCTCGCCGCTGCGCTGGGGATTCGCTTTGCTGACTGGACACGCGACGTCGACGCTCTGTTGGACCAACTTGTAGCGCGCGGCGATCACCGCGGAGACCAACCATGA
- a CDS encoding cob(I)yrinic acid a,c-diamide adenosyltransferase — protein MANRLSVIATRTGDDGTTGLGDGTRIPKDAPRIAALGDVDELNSVIGVLLSEALPEDVAADLLAIQHDLFDMGAELCIPGHTALTDEQVARLDAQVAHYNATLTPLREFILPGGTRAAAQAHVARTVCRRAERAVVALAETEAVNAPVRQYLNRLSDLMFVLARCINQRAGQQDTFWAGAQARQ, from the coding sequence ATGGCCAACCGCTTATCTGTCATTGCCACTCGCACGGGGGACGACGGCACCACCGGCCTGGGGGACGGAACCCGTATCCCCAAGGACGCACCACGGATCGCCGCCCTGGGCGACGTGGATGAGTTGAACAGCGTGATTGGCGTGCTATTGAGCGAAGCATTGCCAGAGGACGTAGCGGCGGACCTCTTGGCAATCCAGCACGATCTTTTCGACATGGGCGCCGAACTCTGCATCCCGGGCCATACCGCGCTCACCGACGAACAAGTGGCACGCCTGGACGCGCAGGTAGCCCATTACAACGCGACGCTGACACCGCTGCGCGAGTTCATACTGCCTGGTGGAACACGCGCGGCGGCGCAAGCGCACGTGGCGCGAACGGTATGCCGAAGGGCCGAACGGGCTGTCGTGGCGCTGGCGGAAACGGAAGCCGTGAACGCTCCGGTCCGGCAGTACCTGAACCGCTTATCGGATTTGATGTTTGTGCTGGCGCGGTGTATCAATCAGCGTGCGGGACAGCAAGATACGTTTTGGGCGGGCGCCCAGGCTCGCCAGTAA
- a CDS encoding CobW family GTP-binding protein translates to MNTPRSLDKMVPVTILTGFLGAGKTTLLKRILTEFHGRRVAVIENEFGPESIDNDLLVQDSDEEIIELSNGCVCCTVRGDLMRTLSELRAKREAGELTFERVILETTGMANPGPVCQTFFMDDDIAEYYRLDAVVTVVDAKHGMSTLDEQPEAQKQVGFADRILISKRDLVNEVDYEALRHRLVHMNPRAPITPVNFGEVDLKSIIDISGFNLNSILDIDPEFLADEHPDAAHNHAHDHGHDHGHDHGHDHDHEHEGECGAHCDHAHHHHHHQHDDEIGAFVFRSNKPFDPARLEEFLGGVVQVYGPDLMRYKGILYMKGINRRMLFQGVHMMMGAEPGKPWTAAEKPSTKMVFIGRKLPQEIFTRGLEQCLAG, encoded by the coding sequence ATGAACACCCCGCGCAGTTTGGACAAAATGGTTCCCGTCACCATCCTCACCGGCTTTCTCGGTGCGGGCAAGACCACCCTGCTCAAACGCATCCTGACTGAATTCCACGGCCGCCGCGTTGCGGTCATCGAAAATGAATTCGGACCGGAAAGCATCGACAACGACCTGCTCGTGCAAGACAGCGATGAAGAAATCATCGAACTGTCCAACGGCTGCGTCTGCTGCACGGTGCGTGGCGACCTCATGCGTACCCTGTCCGAGCTGCGCGCCAAGCGCGAAGCCGGCGAACTGACTTTCGAACGCGTCATCCTGGAAACCACGGGCATGGCCAACCCCGGCCCCGTCTGCCAGACGTTCTTCATGGATGACGACATCGCCGAATACTACCGCCTGGATGCGGTGGTGACCGTGGTCGATGCCAAGCACGGCATGTCCACGCTGGACGAACAACCCGAAGCCCAGAAGCAAGTCGGTTTCGCCGACCGCATCCTGATCTCCAAGCGCGACCTGGTCAATGAAGTTGACTACGAAGCGCTGCGCCACCGCCTGGTTCACATGAACCCGCGCGCGCCGATCACGCCGGTCAATTTTGGCGAAGTCGACCTGAAGTCCATCATCGACATCAGTGGCTTCAACCTGAATTCCATTCTGGACATCGACCCGGAGTTCCTGGCCGATGAGCACCCCGACGCCGCCCACAACCACGCCCACGACCATGGGCATGACCACGGGCACGATCATGGCCACGACCACGATCATGAGCACGAAGGCGAATGCGGGGCGCATTGTGATCACGCCCACCATCACCATCACCACCAGCACGACGACGAAATCGGTGCGTTCGTGTTCCGTTCCAACAAGCCGTTCGATCCCGCGCGCCTTGAAGAATTCCTGGGCGGTGTGGTGCAGGTTTATGGTCCCGACCTGATGCGCTACAAGGGCATCCTGTACATGAAGGGCATCAACCGCCGCATGTTGTTCCAGGGTGTGCACATGATGATGGGCGCCGAACCCGGCAAGCCGTGGACCGCGGCCGAGAAACCGTCCACCAAGATGGTATTCATCGGACGTAAGCTGCCCCAGGAAATTTTCACCCGGGGCTTGGAGCAGTGCCTGGCGGGGTAA
- a CDS encoding Fur family transcriptional regulator, with amino-acid sequence MPVPPRSPRSDTVGAQLSVAETLCEQRGRRLTPIRRKVLELLLRHGRSLKAYELLDAMREVHPGAAPPTVYRALDFLMDEGLIHRLDAVNAWSACHDAGGAPHDLLVVCTGCGAVAEVSDPAMSRQLAERVAQTGYALATHETEIRALCPQCQKKQPADAAHHHHHH; translated from the coding sequence ATGCCCGTTCCGCCCCGTTCCCCCCGCAGCGACACCGTCGGCGCCCAGCTCAGCGTCGCCGAGACGCTGTGCGAACAGCGCGGCCGCCGCCTGACACCCATCCGCCGCAAGGTGCTGGAACTGCTGCTGCGCCACGGGCGTAGCCTGAAGGCGTATGAATTACTGGACGCCATGCGCGAAGTGCATCCCGGCGCAGCGCCCCCCACCGTGTACCGCGCGCTGGACTTCCTGATGGACGAAGGTCTCATCCATCGGCTGGACGCGGTCAACGCCTGGAGCGCCTGCCATGACGCCGGCGGCGCCCCGCATGATTTGTTGGTGGTCTGTACCGGCTGCGGCGCGGTAGCCGAAGTGTCCGACCCCGCCATGAGCCGCCAATTGGCCGAACGGGTCGCCCAAACGGGCTACGCCCTGGCCACGCACGAGACCGAGATCCGCGCGCTCTGTCCCCAATGCCAGAAAAAGCAGCCGGCTGATGCAGCGCATCACCACCACCATCACTGA
- the rfbB gene encoding dTDP-glucose 4,6-dehydratase has protein sequence MSIIVTGGAGFIGSNFVLDWLAQSDESVITLDKLTYAGNLDNLAPLAGDARHRFVHGDIADQATVLGLLRAHRPRALVNFAAETHVDRSIADPGAFIQANVLGTYQLLEAARSYWAELDTQDKADFRFLHVSTDEVYGSLDDGGAPFTERTPYAPNSPYSASKAASDHFVRAYHQTYGLPVLTSNCSNNYGPRQFPEKLIPLVIHQAFAGKPLPLYGDGQQRRDWLYVSDHCDAIRRMLEAGAPGATYNVGGWNEISNLSLVRGLCQQLDRLRPRADGKSYAEQIVHVPDRAGHDRRYAVDASRLQRELGWVPAHTFETGMLKTIQWYLHETQWVANVASGAYRVNPEIPPERA, from the coding sequence ATGAGCATTATTGTGACCGGCGGCGCCGGGTTCATCGGATCGAATTTTGTGCTGGATTGGCTCGCCCAAAGCGATGAGTCGGTGATCACACTGGATAAACTGACCTACGCCGGCAATCTGGACAATCTGGCGCCGCTGGCCGGCGACGCCCGCCATCGGTTCGTACACGGCGATATCGCCGACCAGGCAACCGTGCTCGGCCTGCTTCGCGCGCATCGCCCCCGTGCCCTGGTCAATTTTGCCGCTGAAACCCATGTCGACCGGTCTATAGCCGATCCGGGCGCTTTCATACAGGCCAATGTGCTGGGCACTTACCAGTTGTTGGAAGCCGCTCGCAGCTATTGGGCCGAGCTCGACACGCAAGACAAGGCCGATTTCCGCTTCCTGCATGTGTCGACTGACGAAGTGTATGGGTCTCTGGACGATGGCGGCGCGCCCTTCACCGAGCGCACCCCCTACGCCCCCAACAGCCCCTATTCCGCCAGCAAGGCCGCCAGCGACCATTTTGTTCGCGCGTATCACCAGACCTACGGCCTGCCGGTGCTGACGTCCAACTGCTCCAACAACTACGGTCCTCGGCAGTTCCCGGAAAAACTGATTCCGCTGGTCATTCACCAGGCCTTCGCCGGCAAGCCGCTGCCACTATATGGCGATGGCCAACAGCGGCGCGATTGGTTGTACGTTTCCGACCATTGCGACGCCATCCGCAGGATGCTGGAGGCAGGCGCGCCGGGGGCTACCTACAACGTGGGCGGTTGGAACGAAATTTCCAATCTTTCGCTTGTACGTGGTCTTTGTCAGCAACTGGACCGCCTGCGACCCCGCGCGGATGGCAAATCGTATGCGGAGCAAATCGTCCACGTTCCCGACCGGGCGGGACACGACCGTCGTTATGCCGTCGACGCCTCTCGATTGCAGCGCGAGCTTGGGTGGGTTCCCGCCCATACATTCGAAACAGGCATGCTGAAGACGATTCAGTGGTACTTGCACGAGACCCAGTGGGTGGCAAACGTCGCCAGTGGCGCGTATCGCGTGAACCCAGAGATTCCGCCGGAGCGCGCGTGA
- a CDS encoding metal ABC transporter permease, with amino-acid sequence MTLAQWFVSPFLDYGFMRRALAGACALSLGASPLGVFLVLRRMSLMGDAMSHAILPGVAAGFLLSGLSLGAMMLGGIATGLAVALLAGVVARLTPLREDASFAAFYLISLGLGVLLVSLRGSNMDLLHVLFGTVLGLDDAALLLVTITASVTLLVLAAIYRLLVAECLDPGFLRASGGGGGWVHMGFLVLVVVNLVAGFQVLGTLMVVGIMMLPAAAARFWVRSAARQIPLAAGFGVLASASGLLVSYHFNVPASPSIILAAGACYLFSIVGGPQGGLLRAPRRMRQA; translated from the coding sequence ATGACGCTGGCGCAATGGTTCGTTTCGCCCTTCCTGGACTACGGCTTCATGCGTCGCGCGCTGGCCGGAGCTTGCGCCTTGTCGCTGGGCGCGTCGCCGTTGGGCGTGTTTCTGGTGCTGCGGCGCATGAGCTTGATGGGCGACGCGATGTCGCACGCGATCTTGCCCGGGGTGGCGGCGGGGTTCCTGCTGTCCGGGCTGTCGCTGGGCGCCATGATGCTGGGTGGTATCGCCACCGGCTTGGCGGTCGCCTTGCTGGCTGGGGTGGTGGCGCGGCTGACGCCGCTGCGTGAAGACGCCAGCTTCGCCGCTTTCTATTTGATATCGCTGGGGCTGGGCGTGCTGCTCGTGTCCTTGCGCGGTTCGAACATGGATCTGCTGCATGTGCTGTTCGGCACGGTGCTGGGTCTGGATGACGCGGCGCTACTGCTGGTGACCATCACGGCCAGCGTGACCTTGTTGGTGCTGGCCGCCATTTACCGCTTGCTGGTCGCCGAATGCCTGGACCCGGGTTTCCTGCGGGCCAGCGGCGGCGGCGGGGGCTGGGTTCACATGGGGTTTCTGGTGCTGGTGGTGGTCAACCTGGTGGCGGGCTTCCAGGTGCTGGGCACCTTGATGGTCGTCGGGATCATGATGCTGCCCGCCGCCGCCGCGCGCTTCTGGGTGCGCTCCGCCGCCAGGCAGATTCCGCTGGCGGCTGGCTTCGGCGTGCTGGCTTCGGCGAGCGGCCTGCTGGTGTCCTACCACTTCAACGTACCCGCGTCGCCCTCGATCATTCTGGCGGCGGGCGCCTGTTACCTGTTTTCCATCGTCGGCGGCCCGCAAGGCGGGTTGCTGCGGGCGCCGCGCCGCATGCGCCAAGCCTGA
- a CDS encoding metal ABC transporter substrate-binding protein: protein MRSILPLRRRALLAMTGLCLSAVFGASHAAEPLKAVASFSILGDIVREVGGDDVSLTTLVGPDGDAHEYEPTPGDAKKLSAAKVLFVNGLDFETWLPKLTKASGFAGQTVVASKGVTPRKFAQAGGDGKHDEHDHDHDHDHDHDHGHKEGHHHHGDSDPHAWQSLANGVIYARNVAEGLAAADPAHADAYRQRASAYIARLEAVDASARKTFAAIPEARRKVVTSHDAFGYFGDAYGVSFISAMGVSTDAEPSAREIASIIEQVRRDKVPAVFVENISSPKLVQQIARETGAKVGGTLYSDALSKPGQPGATYLEMFEWNVRQLAAALQP, encoded by the coding sequence ATGCGTTCCATTCTGCCGCTGCGTCGCCGCGCCTTGTTGGCAATGACCGGGCTGTGCCTGTCGGCCGTGTTCGGGGCGTCGCATGCCGCCGAACCGCTGAAGGCCGTGGCCAGCTTCTCCATCCTGGGCGACATCGTGCGGGAAGTGGGCGGCGACGATGTCAGCCTGACGACGTTGGTCGGGCCGGACGGCGACGCCCACGAATATGAACCCACGCCGGGGGACGCCAAGAAACTGTCCGCCGCGAAAGTGCTGTTCGTGAACGGCCTGGACTTCGAGACCTGGTTGCCCAAGCTGACGAAGGCGTCCGGCTTTGCCGGCCAGACGGTGGTGGCCAGCAAGGGCGTGACGCCGCGCAAGTTCGCGCAAGCGGGTGGCGATGGCAAGCACGATGAGCACGATCACGACCACGACCACGACCACGATCATGACCACGGCCACAAGGAAGGTCATCACCATCATGGCGATTCGGATCCCCACGCCTGGCAGAGCCTGGCCAATGGCGTGATCTATGCGCGCAATGTGGCCGAGGGCCTGGCCGCCGCCGACCCGGCGCACGCCGACGCCTATCGCCAGCGCGCAAGCGCCTATATCGCGCGCCTGGAAGCGGTGGATGCTTCCGCCAGGAAGACGTTCGCCGCCATTCCGGAAGCGCGCCGCAAGGTCGTGACGTCGCACGACGCCTTTGGCTATTTCGGTGATGCCTACGGCGTGTCGTTCATTTCGGCGATGGGCGTATCCACGGACGCCGAACCTTCGGCCCGTGAAATCGCCAGCATCATTGAACAGGTCAGGCGCGACAAGGTGCCGGCGGTGTTCGTCGAGAACATTTCCAGCCCCAAGCTGGTCCAGCAGATTGCGCGCGAGACCGGCGCCAAGGTGGGTGGTACGCTTTATTCCGATGCGCTGTCCAAGCCCGGACAGCCCGGCGCTACCTATCTGGAAATGTTTGAATGGAACGTACGTCAGCTCGCCGCGGCCTTGCAGCCCTGA